CCTTCCTTTGTCTCCACCTTCACTTAATGGCCTGTGGTTTCTTCCTGAGCACATCCAGCCCCATCAAGGTTAGCAGGCTGAGATGCTGCAGCTCAGAGGGCCATCACGGCCAAGGTGGGAGATTGCAAATTAAGAGGGGTCCCACCTGGGGGACTCCAGGTTGCTGTGAACAGCCAGACCAGGAATGATGGTGACATCTTTTGGGGGACATCCAAGGTCCaagcaaacccaggactgcCCTGCAGGGAGGTTCCAGCTTGCATGGAAAAGCCTGGAGGGAGCTGAGCTCCTCACActgccttcccctctgcccaggcTTGCAATTGTCTCTGTGGTTTGCAGCCAAGTCAAGGCATTTTGTGGGGCACAGTCCATTCTGGAGGTGCTTTGACAGCCTAAATAAACATCCTGAAGCTACAAGGCAAACACTGAGAAAATCCAAGTGAAATTGTGCTGCTGTGATACAGCAGGACTTGTGTGGCATGGCCTCAGCTTCAGGAGAGACCTGGAGCTGATGAACTGTTACGTTGCTCCACGGTGCACAAGCTCTAAAGCTAACAGGCCACTTTTTGTGCCAAAAAAAGGGAGGCTCAGCAGGAGGCAATCTCTTGCTTTTGGAAGATGTCCTGTCCCATCGTGTCTGGGagttctgcttctccctgcatgtggggagaggagagaagcaCTTGTAGGACAGAGACTGCTTCTCAGCTCTGGATGTGACCTTTTTAAcctgagctgcagctggcattttggttttgatctgTCCCTAGTAAACACCTTTAAAGATTCTTAATGATGCTCTCAACTCCTTACCTACCAAAAGACATCAAAACCTGCTGAAGCTTGCAAGGAAGCTTGAGGAAAGTGGTCCTTAAGGACCCCTGGGACCTGCAATTTCTAGGCTGGATCCCAGGATCACCATCTTAATTGAGCCTTTTCACCCATTGTCTGCCTCATGGGCTTGTGGTGAGGAGGGATTAGTCATGAGATCTGCAGCATGAGCTGTGGAAAGCATTACTGGGTCATTGCTAGAGTACCATGTGCTGTTGAAAAGGATGGGAGCCTCTCAGTCCATGGGGCTCTTTATGTTTTTGCATGATGTTCTCCGGTCtgtccttcttcctccagccagAGGCAGGGCTGGACCCAAAGGAGGTAGCAGGAGGTCCGTGCGAAGGGTAGTGCAGCCTGAAACCCAGGGCATGGTGGTGCCTCATGACGTGGCTGAGGAGAGGATagcagggctgctgtggggtggggagcaTCTGGGCACTCCGCAGAGGAGTGGGTGGGAGAGAGGGACATTGCCAGGGCTCTGGACAGCTCTGGGTTCCTCGCCAGCACCGCTGGGAGCAGAGGTACTGGGAGCCACCACTATGCTCAGCCCAGTCCTTGGGGAGCCTTAGTTTTTCCCCTCATACTGGGCCCTCGGGTGTacctgccctgcagctgctggagccgtctcctccagccctgccccgaTCTGGCTGGGTCTCAGTCTGCCCCTTCACAGGGGACGTGCGGCAGGAGGTCCCCCTTACCGCTCCTCCCTCATGGAAAGAGGTGCAAGAGGAAGAGCAAGTCTGCAAGAGGTGAAAGAGGAAGCGTCGTTTGCATAGGAAGAAGAGCAAGTTACTCTTCCTCCCATGCAAACTCtactctttctcctcctcatcaaGCCTTCCCCCTCCAAAGCCAGGTCAGCAAGGGAAGAGCAAGCACTGTGAGATTCTTCGTCCAGCAAGGGACCCGTGTTTGACCCCAGCCAAGGGTGAGAAGCCGTGTTGGGCTCAGTCTATCAGCCCGTATCACCCCTAGAAGGGCCTGCCTGCTCTAACATGCTGAACACGTGTGTCTGCATGGTTGAGATGGAGCATGATGTGTTCTGGGGCCCAGAGGAGAAGATTCTGTTGGTCTGTGAGTGgccagggaaaggaagaggtcCAGCCCTTGGGATGTAAATGCCATGGGAGCCAGAGGAGAAGCTCCACCACCTCTAAGAGAGGCAGGGCTCATCCCCTTCTGCCATCTGCCAGGCCCTGGAGGCAAGACAGTGCTGCATGCGCGGGCATGCCGCCACAGGCCTGTGAGTAGTGATACTCCACCCAGCTCCAGCTACAAGGGAGCTCCTCTGTTGGGCCTGGAGATAACAGCGCAGATCCAGGCGGTACATTCAGTCCAGCCTCTGGGTCTTGACTCCATACCTGGTGTCCTCATCCCTGTGCTGAAGCAGGACGGCCGTGTCTGGGTGCCTAAAAGTTGGGGCAACTTCTTAGGATGAAGCACCTGCCCATGAGCTGAAGGCTACGCTTCTGGCCGGGCTAAGCAGACAGCTCCCTCACCTCCCATGCCGCTCCTGTTGGTGGCTGTATGCTCTCAGGTGGTCATCGCTGGTTGTAaccctgttcttttctttcctcacccACAGCTCACCATCATCTTCAAGAGCTTCCAGGAGTGTGTGGACCAGAAAGTGTACCAGGCAGAGATGGACGAGCTCCCCGCTGCCTTTGCTGACGGCTCCAAGAATGGTGGGGACAAGCACGGAGCCAACAGCCTGAAGATCACTGAAAAGGTATCGGGCCAACACATCGAAATCCAGGCAAAATACATTGGCACCACCATCGTGGTGAGGCAGGTGGGCCGGTACCTCACCTTCGCTGTGCGCATGCCGGAGGAGGTGGTCAATGCCGTGGAGGACCGGGACAGTCAGGGCCTCTACCTGTGCCTCCGCGGTTGTCCGCTCAACCAACAGATTGACTTCCAGACCATCCGCTCGGCTCAGGCCACAGAGGGTCGTGCTCGTAGGAAGGGGCccagcctgcctgccccccccgaGGCCTTCACGTACGAAACGGCCACAGCCAAGTGCAGGGAAAAGCTGCCTGTGGAGGACCTCTATTTTCAGTCCTGCGTCTTCGACCTCCTCACCACAGGGGACGTCAACTTCATGCTGGCTGCTTACTATGCCTTTGAGGACGTGAAGATGCTTCACTCCAACAAAGACAAGCTGCACCTCTATGAAAGGACACGGGACCTGGCCCCGGGCAACATGGCTCCCTCAGAGACCACCCCCGCCCTCTGGGTAGCACTGCTGTGTTTGAGTCAGTTTTGGCTGTGCTTGTTATAGAGGTTTGCTCCTTCGCATCACGGAGAGCGGGGaaaggggagcaggagagaaCCAGGCATGAGATGGCGGTGCTGGACAGTGGGAGGTTGGATATCAGAGCCACATGTGTTGTCCTCAGACCTCAGCCCCTCTCTTTCGCACCAggtcctcctccttcccagcctttGCCTGGGAGGAACATGCTGCCAATGGGACCAGTCAGGAGTTTTTGCTGGACTGTACCTTGTCTGGACCTTCCTtacctccctctctcctcctcccactcGTGTGGGTGCCAAGGAGCCTCCACCTCCTTGTAGTGCTCCTCCAGGTCCCAGAAATGACATGGTGACTGTGACATTGGCGTGCGTGAACATGCCTTTATCTTCAGAGAGCAGAGCCTGTGAGGAGGGCACAGAGCAGCGAGACAGGGCCAAGCCTGGCCAGGACAACAGGGCTGGGCTTTCTGCTCGCCA
This region of Buteo buteo chromosome 13, bButBut1.hap1.1, whole genome shotgun sequence genomic DNA includes:
- the RGMA gene encoding repulsive guidance molecule A — translated: MGMGRGAGSTALGLFQILPVFLCIFPSVTSPCKILKCNSEFWAATSGSHHLGTEEAPEFCTALRAYAHCTRRTARTCRGDLAYHSAVHGIDDLMVQHNCSKDGPTSQPRLRTLPPGDSQERSDSPEICHYEKSFHKHSAAPNYTHCGLFGDPHLRTFTDTFQTCKVQGAWPLIDNNYLNVQVTNTPVLPGSTATATSKLTIIFKSFQECVDQKVYQAEMDELPAAFADGSKNGGDKHGANSLKITEKVSGQHIEIQAKYIGTTIVVRQVGRYLTFAVRMPEEVVNAVEDRDSQGLYLCLRGCPLNQQIDFQTIRSAQATEGRARRKGPSLPAPPEAFTYETATAKCREKLPVEDLYFQSCVFDLLTTGDVNFMLAAYYAFEDVKMLHSNKDKLHLYERTRDLAPGNMAPSETTPALWVALLCLSQFWLCLL